Sequence from the Larimichthys crocea isolate SSNF unplaced genomic scaffold, L_crocea_2.0 scaffold143, whole genome shotgun sequence genome:
ACCTCCAGGTGTGTCCTTGCTGCAGCTTCCTGTGAATGTTTAATGAACCTGTGTGACCTTCGACCCGATTGGCTGTTTACCGTTCAGTGCCTCctccatcgtcatcatcatcatcatcatcatcagtgaacTCAGGTGTCTGATCATGTGACCAAACCTACTTTGTTACCTTTAATCAGTGAAGTTTTAAAAGAGTTTCTATTGgtcatcaaacaggaagtgacagaatGTGAATCCAGCTGAGCCAATGAGAGGAGGATGAGTTAGTGATGTCATCCAGGTGGTCACGCTTTAATGACGTCACACATTTTAGGGGCGGGGCCATCATGTGCcacactctgattggctggtctTGTGATCACACGTTGAACTTTATCGACACTggattcaacttttttttaacgttttatAAATAAAGAGTTCAGCTGAATGAGCCAATCAGAACAAAGTCTGATtattgacttttattgtgaaaggattctgtttttctttttttatgaagtttgtctttttatattcaacaaaataaaagcttcctctgatttcattttgaaagtgTTCTGGTGTTTTTGAGACAAacgtcacttcctgttttaaattaacattatgacatcacttcctctgATCATATTTGTGTGATAACAGTGAGTGAGCGCGAGGGGGCGCTGCTGAGGCACACCTGAAACCTGAcctgcctcctcctccgttcctcctcctcctcaggtctcctcctcctccgttcctcctcctcctccttctcaggtctcctcctcctcctcagttcctcctcctccccgctcctccctcctcctcctcaggtctCCTCCTTCTtagttcctcctcctcccccctcctcaggtctcctccttctcctccgttcctcctcctcagttcctcctcctcctcaggtctcctccctcctcctcccccctcctcacgTCTCCGCCCACCCCCTCAGggctccctcctcccccctcctcaggtctcctcctccaccctcctcctcctccggggGAAGCGCGCACTGCCAGAGCGGGCGGAGTCGGAAGCGCGCAGCAGCAGCGTCGGTCCGTCGTGTCTGCGGCTCCGCGGTTCTCTCGTCTCGGTCTCGGATCCTCCGGGGAGCGGCGTCTTCTTCCAACCCGCAGGAAAGCGGCAGATCTTCGGCCTTTGCGGACGGACGCGCACGGAAAGGCGGCGCGGAGGAGACGGAcccggctcggctcggctcttCCTCCCCCGGCTGCGGTGGAAAAACCCGGACGGAGGCCCGCAGTGTGCGCTCAGCCTCCCGCAGGCCTCCGGCCCGGACTCCCGCTTTTGTCCCGGAAAATGGACGGATTCACGGGCAGCTTAGGTGAGTCCGGCCGCCGCTCTCCCCTCGTGGTCACCTGGTCACCTGTCCGTGCAGTGACGGGACGGCGGGAGCCGCACGCGCCTCTGGCGGCTTTACACGTGTCACTGCTGTATTTATCAGAAAGACTCCGCACCGCCCCTCCGGCGGCTGCAGGGCCGCAAAACCAACACACTCCTCCTGAAGCGGACTCTGCAGTCCCGGACCCCCCACACAGAAAGACCCGGGTCCGAGAAAGACCCGCACAGACCTGCACGGTCCAGAATCGGGTCCAGAACCACAGGTTGAACCCCCAAAGAGAAAGACCCGGATCTGAGAGagacctgcagtgtgtgtgtgtgtgtgtgtgtgtgtgtgtgtgtgtgtgttaatgtgtggaCTCTGATCTGCAGAACAAAGACTCaggaaatgatttatttattcatcctgtgtgtgtgtgtgtgtgtgtgtgtgtgtgtgtgagatcttTTCATGTTTACCTGTGCAGCTTCAGGtgtcaaaactttatttaaatatcttaacaacGGGTCCTGTCTCACTGCAGATGGTGttacctgtctcactgtcttACTGTAGATGATGTTACCTGTCTCACTGCAGATGGTGTTACCTGTCTCACTGCAGATGGTGGTACCTGTCTTACTGCAGATGATGTTACCTGTCTTACTGCAGATGATGTTACCTGTCTCACTGCAGATGGTGttacctgtctcactgtcttACTGTAGATGATGTTACCTGTCTCACTGCAGATGGTTTTACCTGTCTCACTGCAGATGGTGTTACCTGTCTCACTGCAGATGACAGTATGTCTGGAGCCAGTGTCTCAGATGTCAATGACCGTCTGTCTGCTCTGGAGCTTCGTGTCCAGCAGCAGGAAGACGAGTTGACAGTGATGAAAGCCGCGCTTGCTGACGTCCTTCGCCGCCTGGCCGCGTCTGAAGTCTCTGCAGCGTCCTCCAAGAAACAACATGGAAGCAAAGGTAACGTCCCCACGTGTCTCTGTGCCTGGTTACTGTGTGCCTGGTTACGGTGTGCCTGGTTACGGTGTGCCTGGTTACGGTCAGTGTTGACAGtgtgctgccccctgcaggTGGTCCTGCACTTCGTGAAGCGTACTCCATGTCCTGTATCGCTAACGGAGGAACTCCGGGACGAAAAAGAGACTCCACCTCCGTCACCAGGAAGGAGACGGTGTCATCAGCTGCcaaaaggtacacacacactcaacaaacacaaacacacacattcaacacacactcaacacacacaacaaacaaacactcaacaaaaacacacacacaacaaacacacacactcaacacacactcaacaaacacacacacactcaacaaacaaacacacactcaacaaacaaatacacagacactcaacaaacacacacacacacactcaacaaacacacactcagcaaacacacactccagacTCGAGCCCGTCCGTCAGACAGAGGTGGATATCATGCCGTCATGTTgagatttcttcttttcatctctgaTGATTTCTCTCCACAGCTTTGGTTTCATCCACCGTCTGCAGACCAGATCACTTTCATCTGCTTCATGGTTTTGACTCAGTTTGTTTGAGACATGTGTCCAGTTACCTTTACCCTACCCAGTATAAAGCTGTACGAACCAATGTAAAGCTGTATGAAGCAGTGTGAAGCTGTATGAACCAGTATGAAAAAAAGCAGTAAAGCAGTGCGAAACACTGTAAAGCAGTGCGAAACACTGTAAAGCAGTGCGAAACCCTGTAAAGCAGTGCAAAGCAGTGCGAAGCAGTGTAAAGCAGTGCGAAACCCTGTAAAGCAGTGCGAAGCAGTGTAAAGCAGTGCGAAACCGTGTAAAGCAGTGCAAAGCAGTGTAAAGCAGTGTGAAACCGTGTAAAGCAGTGCGAAACCCTGTAAAGCAGTGCAAAACCGTGTAAAGCAGTGCCAAACAGTGTAAAGCAGTGCCAAACCCTGTAAAGCAGTGCCAAACCCTGTAAAGCAGTGCCAAACCCTGTAAAGCAGTGTAAAGCAGTGCGAAACCGTGTAAAGCAGTGCGAAACCGTGTAAAGCAGTGCCAAACCCTGTAAAGCAGTGCCAAACCCTGTAAAGCAGTGTAAAGCAGTGCGAAACCGTGTAAAGCAGTGCGAAACCGTGTAAAGCAGTGCCAAACCCTGTAAAGCAGTGCCAAACCCTGTAAAGCAGTGTAAAGCAGTGCGAAACCGTGTAAAGCAGTGCGAAACCGTGTAAAGCAGTGCGAAACCCTGTAAAGCAGTGTAAAGCAGTGCGAAACCCTGTAAAGCAGTGCAAAACCGTGTAAAGCAGTGCCAAACCCTGTAAAGCAGTGCGAAGCAGTGTAAAGCAGTGCGAAACCGTGTAAAGCAGTGTAAAGCAGTGTAAAGCAGTGTGAAACCGTGTAAAGCAGTGCAAAGCAGTGTAAAGCAGTGTGAAACCGTGTAAAGCAGTGCGAAACCCTGTAAAGCAGTGCGAAACCGTGTAAAGCAGTGCGAAACCGTGTAAAGCAGTGCCAAACCCTGTAAAGCAGTGCCAAACCCTGTAAAGCAGTGCCAAGCAGTGTAAAGCAGTGTAAAGCAGTGCCAAACCCTGTAAAGCAGTGCGAAACCGTGTAAAGCAGTGCCAAACAGTGTAAAGCAGTTTAAAGCAGTGCCAAACCGTGTAAAGCAGTGCCAAACCGTGTAAAGCAGTGTAAAGCAGTGCGAAACACTGTAAAGCAGTGCGAAACCGTGTAAAGCAGTTAGGGCTGCAACTATCGAATATTTTGGTAATCGAGTACTCTGTCGAATATTCTATTGATTAACCGAGTAATTGTATAAAATTGTTATTCTTAGTACTTTCGCTTTGCTGCGTTTgctcatttttgctgttttcgGTCCCGGCGTCTGCCATTCTGTACATCAACACTTTCTACACACGTTACCAAAAGCCTGCTTTCATCTTCTTCTGCTTAGCAGGGGACGCAAATTTAATTAAACGAGGCTTCGATCATTTTTTGTAATTGAAGTTGAAGGGACAGGTCGAGTTTGTAATCGTTGCAGCCCTAAAAAGCAgtgtaaatcaaatcagattttatttgtacagccacaaagtcacaaagtccattttcctctgaggctttacaatctgtacagggagtgacaccctctgtccttagaccctcggttccagtgaggaaaaacttgcccacaaaaaccttttaacagggaaaaaaggtggaagaaacctcaggaagagccacagaggagggatccctctcccaggacggacagacgtgcaatagatgtcacgtgtacagaacaaatcaacacaaacataacacatgaattacaatgactgataaaatgacaatgagttacaatgactgataaaataattacagtagcagtggaacctgtgatagagatagagagacacagatgagttttcagtaaagggagatgtgactgcatcttcaaccaataccgtgcctgactcGGCATAACCCTGAGCGAAACAGAATAAAGCAGCAGGAAACGGTGTGAAGCAGTGTAAAGCTGTAGTCTGTATGTAAAGCAGTAGACATCGTAGTTTTGGTGTCTCACGGTTGGTTTTGTCCACAGTGGAGCTGACAGGAAGAAGGAGGTCAGCAGCCGGCAGTCTCTGATGGATTTTCGGGGTTTGACTCTCTCAGTAGACACAGTAGAATCAGTAGAAATACAGTAGAACAGTAAATGTAGAGTAGACTCAGTAGACTCAGTAGGATTGGTAGGTTCTGGTGTCTCACAGTCCTGGTTTTGTCTACAGTGgagcagacaggaagaaggAGGTCAGCAGCCAGCGGTCTCTGATGGAGGAGATCCAGGAGCGTGAGGAGCCTCCTCGTCCAAAGGACCcgtccccctctccctcctccccccaccaCCCTCAGACCCCCCCGCACCCCACAGAGCCAGCCCAGTCCGCCGACAGCAGCAAAGGCCACACCCCCCCCAAAAGGTTCCACTTTGTGATTCGTCGGCTGCCTCTAACCTCGCTGCTTCCTGGTGCTGCTCTGACATCATTTACCCTGCCCCCGAGGACCCACAGTCCTCACCTGCTCTGCCCACACATGTCCGGATCAGGTCGAGGCTGAATGCACCTGATTCAGCTGTTCGGCTGTGGGTAGAACAGGGACCAAAACAGGCAGGACTGTGGCTCCTCAGGGCAGGTCCAGGTGACCTCCAAGAGATCATTGAGACACCTGGAGATCCTGGGCTCTCCTGAGGTCACCTGGAGATCCTGGGCTCTCCTGAGGTCACCTGGAGATCCTGGGCTCTGCTGAGGTCTCCTGGAGATCCTGGCGCTTCCCTGAGGTCTCCTGGAGATCCTGGCACTTACCTGAGGTCTCCTGGAGATCCTGGCGCTTCCCTGAGGTCTCCTGGAGATCCTGGCGCTTCCCTGAGGTCTCCTGGAAATCCTGGGGTCGCCTGAGGTCTCCCGGAGATCCTGGGCGTCCTCTGAGGTCTCCTGGAGATCCTCTTTATTCTTTGCTGGTTagactgtgctgtgtgtttcattCAGACTAacattttctcctccctcctctgactCCTgaggacctcctcctcctccaccagacCCCACCTGTTCTAACCTTTCTGAGGTTCTAGAGCTTCTTGGAGGCCTCCTGGAGTCTCCAGGAAGCTTCCAAGAGTCTCCTGGCTCTTCTTTACTCCTAAACTAACCTGTTCTCCTCCCAGCTTCACCTGAGGAcctccttctgctcctctcATTCAGTGTGTCTCCTTGTGTACAGGGGTCCCAGTGTAAAGCGGTCTTCAGGTATCGAACGCTCTCAGAGCAGTACGTGGGACACTTCAGAGGAGAACCGGAACAAACTGGTTAAAGCGGCGTCCACGTCCAAGCTGCTCGCCAAAGTGGTCAAAAACGCAGAGAAGTACGTTTATATACTAAATATatacaaactgtgtgtgtcacGTGTGGTATTGATGGACCGTTTTTAATGAGATGTCTGTTTGTTCTACGCTCCTCAGACACAAAGACCCGGTGGTCAGTCAAGGTAAATATAAGTTTATCATCTTAATCATGAAGGCATcgttgtcatcatcatcctcatgtGTAACAGCCAATAGGAAGCCAGCAACACGGCGTCTGAgttgttttgaatatttaatgtttgtttaaatttagTTTGGAACGACTCAgactgttatttttgttgttgtgtcattttgttttgttgttgtttatttttgttgttgtgtcatttgttttgttgtttgtgttgtttattttgttgttgtgttgtttctggtgttgttgttgttgttgttgtttgtgttgtttctggtgttgttgttgttgtttgtgttgtttattttgttgttgtgttgttgttgagtgaCGGTGTCTTTGTCTCAAACCAGCCAAAATGtcaacaagagagaaaaacagccaaGCTGGTAAGTCCTGATCAGCCGTCTGAGTGagctatgctaacatgctaacagcagcagaaTTGGTGCTTCCTGTTTTTGCTCTGGACCAATCAcatctccctctttttctctgctttggGTTGTCAGCCTCGCTCACCcacctgctctctctgcttcagCCTGATCAGGTGATAGACCTGTCTGTGGCTCCGCCCCCCTGCTCTCCTTTACCTCCATAGAGGGTCGAACAGACCCGCCCACCAGCTAAAAGTAAAGCATGTCATTGGACGCTGCTGTCAGCCTCACTTTGATTGATTCAGTCTGAGATCGTTTAATTCTATGGCGGTAAAACTGACAAGCAGGTGTTTACCTGCACACCATCAACGCTTCTCACCTGTTTCCTCATCTGTCCTTCACCTGTTTCCTCACCTGTCCCTCACCTGTTTCCTCACCTGTCCTTCACCTGTCCTTCACCTGTTTCCTCACCTGTCCCTCACCTGTTTCCTCACCTGTCACTCACCTGTTTCCTCACCTCTCCCTTCACCTGTCCTTCACCTGTTTCCTCACCTCTTCCTTCACCTGTCCTTCACCTGTTTCCTCACCTCTTCCTTTACCTGTCCTTCACCTGTCCTTCACCTGTTTCCTCACCTCTCCCTTCACTTGTCCTTCACCTGTCCTTTACCTGTCCCTTCACCTGTTTCCTCACCTGTCCCTCACCTGTTTCCTCACCTGTTTCCTCACCTGTCCCCTCACCTGTCCCTCACTTCTCCCTTCACCTGTCCCTCACCTGTTTCCTCACCTGTCCCCTCACCTGTCCCCTCACCTGTTCCCTCACCTGTCCCCTCACCTGTCCCTCACTTCTCCCTTCACCTGTCCCTCACTTGTTTCCTCACCTGTTTCCTCACCTGTCCCTTTACGTGTTGGATGTTTGGCTTCATGTTCTATTTGAGGTTGTTTCAGAATGTTTCTGGAACCAACAGAGAGCTTTAATGTTACCTGACTGAATCAAACCTGACGGGTTCTGATCCAGATCAGAGGATTAAAATCTGTGAATCAAATCcgacaaagaaacaaaacgcAGACTCATCATCTGTCGTCAATCAATAAAGTATTGATCCGTCTCAGAGATCAGCTGATCAGGAGTCTGATCAGCGTAGATCGTCACTGTTTGTTCTCCGACGTGTTTCAGAGGGAAACCACATCAAGATGTTCATGCGAGGTCGACCGATCACCATGTTCATCCCATCAGACGTCGACAACTACGACGACGTGCGGACAGAGCTGCCGTCAGAGAGACTCAAGCTGGAGTGGGTGTATCCTTCACAGGAAGTCACATGATCAGAGTTACGTTAATGAGGCACAATTTTAATGCGAGTCACGTtcgtttaaaacaaaaaaaacgacgGAAAATTTTCAGCTGAAGTTCGTTCAAATATGAGACATTGAGATGTCGATTCTGGATCTCCATGTGGATCCAGACTCAGTATGAGACTCCAGGTGTCCAGGTATTTCCTTGACCTCCCTGCAGGTATGGTTACCGTGGCAGAGACTGCCGAGCCAACGTTTATCTCCTGCCGACCGGAGAGATTGTTTACTTCGTCGCCTCGGTTGTGGCATTGTTTAACTACGAGGAGCGGACGCAGAGACATTACCTCGGACACACCGACTGCGTCAAGTGGTgagaacacacacccacacacacaccacctgctgCTCTCCTATTGGCTGCTCTGTGGTGACATCATCTCTCTCCGTCAGTTTGGCGATCCATCCTGATAAGATCCGGATCGCTACGGGACAGATCGCAGGCGTGGACAAAGACGGACGGGTGAGGACAGAAGCCATCTgttgattcattatttattgattctTTTGACAGAACAGGAAGTAAAACTGCTGAATAATATTTGACACAAATAcatcatgaataataaataataataatgatgatgatgagtaaTTAATGAGGACTCGTGGTGCCTTCAGGCGCTGCAGCCTCAAGTTCGGGTCTGGGACAGCGTCAGTCTGTCGACTCTGCAGGTCGTCGGTTTGGGAACATTTGAACGAGGCGTCGGCTCGCTCGCTTTCTCCAAAGCTGTAAGTATCACACAGGTGCATCCTGGGAACTGTGGTACTGTCCAACATGGCTACAGGTCAACATGTGGATCCAGAGGTCCGTGTTGACCTGAACATCATCAGAAGGACAGAAGATGTCTCACATCATGTCTCTTACCTATCTGTCTCTCAGGACTCAGGTCAGCACCTGAGTGTCATTGACGACTGTAACGATCACATGTTGACCGTCTGGGATTGGCAGAAGAAGTCAAAGATCGCAGAGATCAAGGTGAGTGTTCAAATGTGACCTCCTCTTTGAAGCTCTGACCTGTTCTGGTTGGTTCTGACTGGTTGTACCTGCTGTCTTTCAGACCACTAACGAGGTTGTCCTGGCCGTGGAGTTCCACCCCACCGACCCAAACACCATCGTCACCTGTGGGAAGTCCCACATCTTCTTCTGGACCTGGACTGGGACCTCGCTGGCTCGTAAACAGGGAATCTTTGGGGTGAGGAGGTCttctgtttccatgacaacatgTATCACGGTTGATAAAGGTCCTGGTCTGACTCTGTTTCTCGTGGTCGTTTCAGAAATACGAGAAGCCGAAGTTCGTCCAGTGTCTTGCCTTCCTGAGTACCGGAGACATCCTGACCGGAGACTCCGGAGGAATCCTGCTGGTCTGGACCAGGAGCTCTGCTGAGACTCCGACCGGGAAGGGACCCAGAGGTGAGTCTGACATTTGATTGGTCAGAGATGTGACAcgtgaaggtagagagggacgcccctgatctggtaggaactggtaggacgttccaccaatagggaacaacagacagaaaagtttggattgtcctgagcgaACAGGTGACAGAGCCAGGTGGCGCTcactggaggaggtaacatatgtctaTATAAGGACATTCAAGAACcggagactgctttgtagtcagcgtTAGAGAATTGAGTGTAAtgcgggctgctacaggtagacaGAGAccgactcacttctggagctcctctaagtccccatgttgaaatgtccaattcacagcagaaataaacacgtcaGAGAGCGAGACAGGAAGTCTGTCAACGTGACCAAACATGGCTCGAACTGTAatgacatctgtgtgtgtgtgtgtgtgtgtgtgtgtgtgtgtgtgtgcgcgcagcgTTTCAGATCAGCcggcaggtcaaaggtcatgaaGGCAGTGTGTTCTGTATGTGTGAGATGAGGAGCGGCACTCTGCTGACCGGAGgaggcaaagacagaaagatcATCCTGTGGGACCACGACCTGAGGGCGGACCGCGACATCgaggtctgacacacacactcacacacactccttacGCACACCGgtgaggtcacatgacctcagGGTCACGTTTCTGTGCGTCTCTTCAGGTCCCGGATCAGTACGGAACCATCCGAGCCGTGTCCGAGGGGAAGGGAGACGAGTTTCTGGTGGGAACTTCTCGTAacttcatcctgaggggaaccTTCAACGACGGATTCCTGGTGGAAGTCCAGGTGAGGCCATGTGACGACATTGTGACATCACATCCATGTGATGCGTTCAGgctctcagtgtttgtgtcgTGGTGTGTTCAGGGTCACACAGACGAACTGTGGGGGTTGGCGTCTCACCCGTCCAGGAACCTCTTCCTGACATGCGCTCAGGACCGGCTGGTCTGCCTCTGGGACTCTGTGGATCACAGTCTGCAGTGGAGCCGCATGCTGGAGGTGAAATGCACgctgacagctgattggctgatggcCGACAGGTGCCTGAcaggtgactgacaggtgtgtgtcttCTCAGGAACATGGACACTGTGCAGACTTCCATCCCAGCGGAGCCGTGGTCACCATAGGAACCCACTCAGGAAAGTTAGTACCTGTCTCGTGGTCTCTACCTGTCTCGTGGTCTCTACCTGTCTCGTGGTCTCTTCCTGTCTCGTGGTCTCTTCCTGTCTCGTGGTCTCTACCTGTCTCATGGTCTCTACCTGTCTCAGGTGGTACGTCCTGGATGCTGAGTCCACCGACCTGGTGGCGATCCACACTGACGGGAATGAGCAGCTGTCTGTGATGCGCTTCTCTGTAGGTGGGTGGAGTCAAGTCATCCTGTTTAgactgtttccatgacaacattATAAGTGAGTGAACTCCATGACCCAGgatgctctctgctctgtctgtgcagaTGGCAGTCTGTTGGCCGTTGGTTCTCATGATAACTTCATTTACCTCTACACCGTCTCTGACCGAGGACGGAAGTACAGCCGCTACGGGAAGTGCACCGTGAGTCCGATTGTTTCATG
This genomic interval carries:
- the eml4 gene encoding echinoderm microtubule-associated protein-like 4 isoform X1, with the protein product MDGFTGSLDGVTCLTADDSMSGASVSDVNDRLSALELRVQQQEDELTVMKAALADVLRRLAASEVSAASSKKQHGSKGGPALREAYSMSCIANGGTPGRKRDSTSVTRKETVSSAAKSGADRKKEVSSQRSLMEEIQEREEPPRPKDPSPSPSSPHHPQTPPHPTEPAQSADSSKGHTPPKRGPSVKRSSGIERSQSSTWDTSEENRNKLVKAASTSKLLAKVVKNAEKHKDPVVSQAKMSTREKNSQAEGNHIKMFMRGRPITMFIPSDVDNYDDVRTELPSERLKLEWVYGYRGRDCRANVYLLPTGEIVYFVASVVALFNYEERTQRHYLGHTDCVKCLAIHPDKIRIATGQIAGVDKDGRALQPQVRVWDSVSLSTLQVVGLGTFERGVGSLAFSKADSGQHLSVIDDCNDHMLTVWDWQKKSKIAEIKTTNEVVLAVEFHPTDPNTIVTCGKSHIFFWTWTGTSLARKQGIFGKYEKPKFVQCLAFLSTGDILTGDSGGILLVWTRSSAETPTGKGPRAFQISRQVKGHEGSVFCMCEMRSGTLLTGGGKDRKIILWDHDLRADRDIEVPDQYGTIRAVSEGKGDEFLVGTSRNFILRGTFNDGFLVEVQGHTDELWGLASHPSRNLFLTCAQDRLVCLWDSVDHSLQWSRMLEEHGHCADFHPSGAVVTIGTHSGKWYVLDAESTDLVAIHTDGNEQLSVMRFSVDGSLLAVGSHDNFIYLYTVSDRGRKYSRYGKCTGHSSYITHLDWSPDNNFIMSNSGDYEILYWDVPNGCKLIRNRSECKDIDWATYTCVLGYHVFGVWPEGSDGTDINALIRSHNRKVIALADDFCKVHLFAYPCSTPKAPSHKYSAHSSHVTNVSFLYKDSHLISTGGKDTSIMQWRLVEKSSLSLTDGLLSNSAPHRVDPVFTTPTQDPVPPPTTNGTQEPSPDTPPLTELNPPASELTPPHSESTPPPSDSTVSLKDSLEPSDDTATPSDEGLPPLTPPS